AAACAGGTGCTCTCGAACGCCTCGTTCCTGCGCGCCGATGCTCGCGCCAAGTGGATCTCCACTCCGGTCCATCGCACCCGCTTGTTGCTGAGGGGCGAAGTCGGCACCACGTGGGCGCCCGATTTCGCGCCGCTGTCCCCCAGCCTCCGCTTCTTCGCCGGCGGAGGACAAAGCGTTCGCGGCTTCGCCTACCGCAGCCTCGGCCCGCGCGACAGCACCGGCGCCGTGATCGGTGGACCGCACCTCATCGTCGGGAGCGTGGAGGTCGACCGTCGCGTGCTGCGCAACTGGCTGGTGGCCGCCTTCTATGACATCGGGAGTGCGCTGTTCCGCCGCGGCGACCCGGCCGAGGACGCCGCGGGCGTGGGCCTGCGGTGGATCTCGCCGCTCGGGCCCATCCGCCTCGATGTCGCGATGCCGCTCCACGAGCCGGGTCGCAAGGTCCACCTCCACGTGGGAATGGGGCCGGACCTATGACCCGCCGTCATGTCGCGATCACCGCCGCGCTCGTCGCCACGCTCGCGCTCGCGATCGCCGGGGGCTTCTGGTGGGTCCTTGGCACCCAATCCGGCGCCCGGTGGGCATTCGAGAAGATCGGCGCCACGCTTCCCGGCCGCCTCGTGGTCGAGGACCTGCGCGGATCGATTCGCGGACCGATCCACGTGCGCCACCTTCACTACGAGTCCGAGACCTACGATCTCACCGCGGCGGATCTGCGGCTCGACTGGCAGCTCCGCCGGCTGGCTCGAGGCCGCCTCGACATCCACGTGCTGCGCGCGGACAGCGTGACCGTCCGCTTCAAGCCTGCCGCGGAAGCGCGGCGCGAGGAACAGGTCCGGCCGTGGCCGGACTTCGATCTGCCGCTCGACGTCCTGGTGCGCGACGGAATCGTCACGCATCTCGCGTTCTACCGGCCGGGCGTTCCCGAGCCGTTCCCGGTCGACAGCCTGCGGATCGTGGCCACGCTCAGCGACTCCCTCGAGATCGAGCGACTCGCTCTGCGGTCGCCCACGCTGAACGTCGACGCGCGGGGGAGCATGGGTATGGACGGCGCCTATCCCATGACGCTCGATGCGCGCTGGACCTATCGTTCCCTCGAGGGACTCTGGAGTGGCGCAGGCACTCTGACGGGCACGCTCGACACGCTCCATGTTCAGCAGCAGCTCGCCTCGCCGTTCACCGCGCGCGGAGGCGGCCGCCTCATCACGCCGTTCCGCGATCTTCGGCTGGACGGGGTCGTGGAGTTCTCCGGACTGCGCTTGCGCGATCTGGATCCCACGCTGCCGGCCGGCATGTGGACCGGCACGGCGCGCGTGGCGGGCGCCGTGGATTCGTTCGCGAGCAGCGGCCGAGTCGCTTCGCGCGAAGCACCCTGGGGACCGGCCGACGCCACCTTCCGCATCCGCCGCGAGCCGGCACGCTGGATCATCGATCAGCTGGAGATGGCCGTCCCCGGGCGCCGGACCCGCCTCTGGGCCACCGGCGTCGCGGACACGGGGCGCCGGGGTCGCTTGAGCTTCGACGTTCGCTGGAAAGACCTCGCATGGCCGACCACGGGGGAGCCGTTGTGGGCGAGCCACGAGGGACGCGCACGACTCCGCGGCACGCTGGCGCGCTACGAGATCGCGGGCGATGCCGCGGTCCACATCCCGCCGCGGATGGAAGGCCGCTGGCACATCGAGGGTATTGGGGACGCGCGCGCCATCGATCTGGCGCAATTCGAGGGAGATCTTGCGCGGGGCCGGATCGAGGGGCGCGGGAGGCTCGCCTGGTCGCCGGCGGTGATCTGGAGCCTCCACACCTCGGGCACGGTCGCCACCGGCGCCATCGACCCGCGCTATCCAGGAGAGCTCGGCTTCGACGCCACCAGCGAGGGGCGCATGACGCCGGGCGGGCCGGTGGGAACCCTGGTTGTCGCCCGCATGGCGGGAACGGTGCGAGGGTCTCCGGTCTCCGCGAGCGGTGACGTGCGCATGGCCGGCGATCGCTACCAGCTCACCCAAGGCCAGGCGACGTGGGGTGGCGCTCGATTCGGGGCGCAAGGATGGATGGGCTCCGCCTGGGATCTGGGATGGTCGTTCGATGTTCCGAACCTGGCCACGCTGGTGCCGGAAGCGCTCGGATCATTGAAGGGCGAGGGGCGAGTCACCGGCCCGAGAGGAGCCATGCGGGTCCGCGCAGACGTCCAGGGAGACTCGCTGGCCTGGCGAGACGTGAGGATGCGCGCGCTCGCGCTGAAGGCCGACGTCGATCCCGCCGGCAACACCCAGCTCGACCTTCACGCGCTGCGCCTGCGTAACCAGCGGTTCGCCCTCGACAGCGTGGCGGTGTCGGCGCGGGGGCCACGAACCCGTCAGCAATGGACCGCGAGCGCGCACGGGGAGCGCGACCGGATCGACGCGGCCCTGACCCTCTCCGGTTCTCCGAGCGCGGGGTGGCGTGGAACTCTGGATCGCCTCGCTCTCGTCTCCGCCACGGCGGGATCGTGGACCCTGGCGAGCCCGGCCGACGTCCTGAGCACGACGAAGCGCGTGCGCGTGCGAGATCTGTGCTGGGTGTCGGGCGAAGCGCGTCTGTGCGCGGACCTCGAGGGGGGACCTTCCCAGCCCATGGATCTCGATGCTCGCCTCACACGCATTCCTTTGGCGCTCCTCGGCCCGCTGCTGCCTCCCAAGATCGCCCTGGTCGGCCCGCTCGACGGAGAGGTCGACCTGAGCACGAGCGCGAGCGGTGCGTTGACCGCCAATATGAGCCTGACGCCGGGACCGGGCGAGATTCGTTACGTCGCGCAAGGCGCCGACACCGCGCAGGTGCGGTTCGATCGCGGCTCGTTACGGGTCCAGTCGAGCAGCCGCGGTCTCACCGGGGACCTGGCGATGGACTTCCGGCAGACGGGAACCTTGCGCACTCGCGTCGAGCTGCCGGGGCTGGACGTGCGCCAGCCGCTCGGGACTCAAGAGCTTGGAGGGCGCATCGACGCCGATTTCCGCGACCTCCGCATCGCGCAGGCGTTCCTCGAGGGCGTGCAAGCCACGCAAGGAACCTTGCAGGCGCACATGGACCTGGAAGGCACTCTCGCCGAGCCACTGGGCGTCGGCACGCTGCGCGTGGCGCAGGGGCGCGCGCTGGTGCCCGCAGCGGGGCTCGACCTCCGGGACATCGATTTCAGCGCTTCGCGCAGCGCCGGAGGAGGGATCGCGTTCGAAGGCAGCGTCCGATCGGGTCCGGGAACCGTGCGCACCGTGGGCCATGCGAGCCTCGCCGGAAACCGTCGCACGCTCCACGCGACGATCGAGGGCCAGAACGTCCAGGCCATGGATACCGACGTAGCCGACGTGCGGGTCTCGCCCAAGCTGACGGTCGACGTGAGCGGGCGTCGTGTCGACGTCACCGGACAGATGGATGTGCCGCGCGCGCGGATCGAATCGGTGACGTCGAAGCGGCAGGTGGTCCGCGTCGCCGACGACGTCGTGGTCTTGCAGGATGGGCGGCCGGAGAACGAGCCGGGCTACGACGTGAGCGCGCGAGTGCGGGTGACTCTGGGCCGCGACGTCCAGTTGCAGGCTCAGGGGATCGACGTCAAGCCAACCGGCAGCATCGTGATCGTGGAGTCGCCAGGCCAGCCGACGCGAGCGACCGGTGAGCTGCGCGCCGAAGGGGGTACGTACCGCGCCTACGGACAGGACCTGACGATCGAGCACGGCCGGCTGATCTTCGGCGGCGGGCCCATCGACAATCCCGCGCTCGACGTGCGCGCCATGCGCAGGGCGGCCGACGGCGTGGTGGCCGGCGTTCAGATGCGCGGGACGCTCCGGCGCCCGACCACGTCGGTGGTTTCCGATCCGGGGGTGGGTGAGACCGATGCGGTTTCCTACCTCATGTTTGGCCGCCCTCTCGACGATGTGAGCACCGGGGAGGGGGCGATGGCGACGCGGCTCGCCGCCGCACTCGAGGCGCCCGAGCTGTTGGGTCAGCTCAGCTCCGGGCTGGGACTCGACGAGGCGCAGCTCCGAACGGGAGGAACGGCGAACGACGCGGCGCTGGTCTTCGGCAAGGCCCTGTCGCCGAAGGTCTACGTGCAGTACGGGCTGGGCCTGCTCGACGCGGCAGCCACGCTGCGTCTGCAGTACGCCTTGAGCCGGATGTGGAGTCTGGCCGCCGAAGTGGCGCGCGAGAACCGCGCCGACGTCCAGTACAACGTGGAGTGGTAACCGCAGCGTCGATCCATGGAGGATAGCGATGCTCCTGGATTCCAAGGTCGCGATCGTCACCGGCGCGGGAAGCGGCATCGGCCACGCCATCGCCGTCCTGTTCGCCGCGCAGGGGGCCCGCGTGATCGTCTCCGACGTCAACGAACAAGGTGGAGCGGCGACCGTCGAGCAGATCACCAAGGCCGGCGGACAGGGTCGGTTCTTCAAGGCCGACACGTCGAGCCCGCAGCAGAACGAAGCGCTGGTCCAGGAGGCCGTGCGCTGCTACGGCGGCCTCCACGTCGCGGTCAACAACGCGGGGATCGGCGGTCCGATCTCGCCGACCGGCGAGTATCCTCTGGAAGGCTGGGACAAGGTCATCGCCATCAACCTCTCCGGCGTCTTCTACGGGATGCGCTACCAGCTCGGCGCCATCCAGGCGGCGGGCGGCGGCGCCATCGTCAACATGTCCTCGATCCTCGGACAGGTCGGCTTGCGTGGATCGCCGGCGTACGTCGCCGCCAAGCACGGCTTGGTGGGATTGACGCGAACCGCGGCGATCGAGTACGCGCCTCACAAGATCCGGGTCAACGTCGTCGGCCCGGCGTTCATCCGCACGCCGCTGGTCGAGAAGAGCCTGACCCCCGATGTGCTCAAGATGCTCGAGGGCCAGCATCCGATCGGTCGGCTCGGAACCTCCGAGGAGGTCGCCGAGCTGGTGCTGTGGCTGAGCTCGGACAAGGCCTCGTTCGTGACCGGCAGCTACTACGCGGTCGACGGGGGCTACCTCGCCCAATAGAAGAAAGCCGCTCGGGGAACGGGCGCACAGGCACGTTCTTCAAAGGCCGAGCGCCCCGGCTCACGTTCACCTTCTGGCCCCAAGCTCCGGGTTTTCCATGACTGCCTGCCATCGCGC
The window above is part of the Candidatus Eisenbacteria bacterium genome. Proteins encoded here:
- a CDS encoding translocation/assembly module TamB domain-containing protein, with product MTRRHVAITAALVATLALAIAGGFWWVLGTQSGARWAFEKIGATLPGRLVVEDLRGSIRGPIHVRHLHYESETYDLTAADLRLDWQLRRLARGRLDIHVLRADSVTVRFKPAAEARREEQVRPWPDFDLPLDVLVRDGIVTHLAFYRPGVPEPFPVDSLRIVATLSDSLEIERLALRSPTLNVDARGSMGMDGAYPMTLDARWTYRSLEGLWSGAGTLTGTLDTLHVQQQLASPFTARGGGRLITPFRDLRLDGVVEFSGLRLRDLDPTLPAGMWTGTARVAGAVDSFASSGRVASREAPWGPADATFRIRREPARWIIDQLEMAVPGRRTRLWATGVADTGRRGRLSFDVRWKDLAWPTTGEPLWASHEGRARLRGTLARYEIAGDAAVHIPPRMEGRWHIEGIGDARAIDLAQFEGDLARGRIEGRGRLAWSPAVIWSLHTSGTVATGAIDPRYPGELGFDATSEGRMTPGGPVGTLVVARMAGTVRGSPVSASGDVRMAGDRYQLTQGQATWGGARFGAQGWMGSAWDLGWSFDVPNLATLVPEALGSLKGEGRVTGPRGAMRVRADVQGDSLAWRDVRMRALALKADVDPAGNTQLDLHALRLRNQRFALDSVAVSARGPRTRQQWTASAHGERDRIDAALTLSGSPSAGWRGTLDRLALVSATAGSWTLASPADVLSTTKRVRVRDLCWVSGEARLCADLEGGPSQPMDLDARLTRIPLALLGPLLPPKIALVGPLDGEVDLSTSASGALTANMSLTPGPGEIRYVAQGADTAQVRFDRGSLRVQSSSRGLTGDLAMDFRQTGTLRTRVELPGLDVRQPLGTQELGGRIDADFRDLRIAQAFLEGVQATQGTLQAHMDLEGTLAEPLGVGTLRVAQGRALVPAAGLDLRDIDFSASRSAGGGIAFEGSVRSGPGTVRTVGHASLAGNRRTLHATIEGQNVQAMDTDVADVRVSPKLTVDVSGRRVDVTGQMDVPRARIESVTSKRQVVRVADDVVVLQDGRPENEPGYDVSARVRVTLGRDVQLQAQGIDVKPTGSIVIVESPGQPTRATGELRAEGGTYRAYGQDLTIEHGRLIFGGGPIDNPALDVRAMRRAADGVVAGVQMRGTLRRPTTSVVSDPGVGETDAVSYLMFGRPLDDVSTGEGAMATRLAAALEAPELLGQLSSGLGLDEAQLRTGGTANDAALVFGKALSPKVYVQYGLGLLDAAATLRLQYALSRMWSLAAEVARENRADVQYNVEW
- a CDS encoding glucose 1-dehydrogenase, whose protein sequence is MLLDSKVAIVTGAGSGIGHAIAVLFAAQGARVIVSDVNEQGGAATVEQITKAGGQGRFFKADTSSPQQNEALVQEAVRCYGGLHVAVNNAGIGGPISPTGEYPLEGWDKVIAINLSGVFYGMRYQLGAIQAAGGGAIVNMSSILGQVGLRGSPAYVAAKHGLVGLTRTAAIEYAPHKIRVNVVGPAFIRTPLVEKSLTPDVLKMLEGQHPIGRLGTSEEVAELVLWLSSDKASFVTGSYYAVDGGYLAQ